The genomic window GGAAACACCCTAGACTTTTCAGGTCAAGTAGCAGTCAACCCCAGGGAAGCTACAACCCCTTAACAAACCAACAGATAACCGAACCATTATAATATATTAAAAAACAATAGTCACTTACGCCTTGTCCCTGGAAACACCCTAGACTTTTCAGGTCAAGTAGCAGTCAACCCCAGGGAAGCTACAACCCCTTAATAAACCTGCAAAACAATTATAGCAATAACTTTTGTTTTAGAAAACGAGGAAGTAACCAGTTTAGTGATATTGCAAGCAAAGTAAAGTTGAAATATGATAGGCATAGGTCAAATGAGAACTATTATTCTTTTAATTATTTCTAATATTTTTATGACAATTGCTTGGTACGGGCATTTGAAACATAAGAGTGCTCCATTATTAGCTGTAATCTTGATAAGTTGGGGTATAGCTTTTTTTGAGTATTGTTTCCATGTTCCTGCTAATCGGATAGGTTATGGAACGTTTTCAGCAGCACAATTAAAAACCATTCAGGAAGTAATAACTCTAATTGTTTTTTGTATATTTTCTTTGGTTTATTTAAAAGAAGAGTTGAAATGGAACTATCTTGTAGGGTTCGCTCTTATTGTGCTTGCAGTATTTTTTATTTTTAAAAAATGGTAGCTATTATAATTAAATTGAGATGATTTATTTAATTACTTATTAGTTTAAATTCATTATTGCATTATTTTTGTTTTCTGATTTTTTTTATATACTTTTGAAAAAACAATGAATTAGGAATGTTAATATAATCGCCATTTTCATCAACTAAACAAGTAAAAAAAGTATTTATCGCGATAACTTTTCCTTTGATATCGTCTGGCATTATTTGAATAGTATCGTTGACCCTAAACGGACTAGTGAAATAGAGGATAATTCCAGCTAATATATTCCCAATTAGACTCCAGACTGCTACAAAAGCAACTGCAATCATTGCTAAGACTCCCGTAATAGCAACCCAGAAGTTTTTTATATTAACCCCCCAGATGTAGACTAAGGCTACAAAGGCAAGTGTTAGAATTACGTAATTAATAATTCGTCTTATAATAAAGTATCGACTTTTATTTAGTTTGTTTTTTTCTTGAAATTTTTTAGCGTTCATTTTTAAGCCTACAGAAGTTATTGCTGCAACAATTAATACTCCGATAGTTTTTATTAAATTAATAATTAACATTTCATCCATAATAGTTCTCCTTAATTAAATTGTAGCTTATTATAATTAATTTCAAGTTATTAATATTCTCAAAATAGTATTGCTCTGGTAAAGATATATTATGGGTTAGCTTATAAGTAATGTCTACCTGAAAAGATTGCATAAATATATTATTATCATCGACTATATTGGTGTTTCTCCATTAGGATCAACCTTGAAGTGGATAAAGAATTCTTGATTTCCTTTTGTTCCTTGTACCATGCTTGGTAAGGTTTTAAGGTGGATTAAATTATGTTTTTTCATGTTAGTAATAAATGTTGTTCGATACTCGTCAATGACAATGTTATCAGTAACGATACCGCCTTCAGGAACAAGTTCTTTTGGTAGTTCAAATTGTGGTTTATAGAGGACTAAAATGTCTCCATTATTACGGAGAAATGTTTTAACTACCGGTAAAATAATATTCAAGGAAATAAAAGATAGGTCAGCTACGCAAAAATCTAAGGGTAGTTGGATTGGTCCATTTTTATGATTGGTTAGCTTCTCTTGAAGCGTATCGCTGTCTAGTGTTCTAATGTTTATTCTATCCAAGTTTATAACTCTAGAATCTTTACGAAGCTTTTCATCCAGTATCCCATACCCAACATCCACAGCAATGATCTTAGAGGCGTTATTCTGTAATAGAAAATCGGTGAATCCTCCAGTAGAAGCCCCACAATCAAGTCCAGTTTTGTCCATAATCTGAATGTCGAAATTATTGAAGACAGAAGCTAGCTTATCGCCACCTCTGCTAACATATTTGCTGTCAATTTTCTTTAGTTTAACTGTTTCTTCTGTTTTAAGTTTTTGATGGACAGAAGAAAATTTTCTTCCTTCTCCAATCACGTTGCCTGCCATAACTTGTTTAATGGCTTCATCTTCGTTAGTTGTTAAGCCATGTTCCAGAAGATATTCAAGAAGAGTTTGTTTTGCCATAAAGAAAGTATATCATTTATCTTTAATTTCATTCTATAATTAAAGTTACTGAAAAGTCGCAGATTTGTCTCCAGGGACAAGGCGTAAAGGTGTCGTGATATATAAAGTAGTTATTATGGCTCGGGTAATTGTACATTCTCTAAGCCGATGTGGCTCAGTTGGTAGAGCAACTGATTCGTAATCAGTAGGTCAGCAGTTCGATTCTGCTCATCGGCTCCATTTTTTTATCCCTGCGGACGCATTTGCCTTGGTCCAATCATGTTTTCTGGATTTAGTGTTTCATCAAGTTCTTCTTTAGTCATTAATCCCTTTTCTAATACTAGATCATAAACGCTACGGTTGTTTTTTAACGCTTCGTTTGCTAGTTTAGCTGATGTTTCATAACCGAGAATAGGAACTAACGCAGTAATGATTCCAATACTGTTAAAAACTGTTTGGCGACAATGTTCTTTATTGGCAGTAATACCTTTTATACAACGATCTTTTAAGATGTTCATCCCGTTTTCTAACAATTTAATAGAGGTCAAAATACTATAAAAAATAGTAGGTTCCATTACATTAAGTTGCATTTGACCAGCTTCAGCTGCTGTCGTAACGGCATTATCATAACCCCTTACCATCTGAGCAACTTGGTTGACCATTTCCGCAATGACTGGATTTACTTTACCAGGCATAATTGTGCTTCCAGGTTGCATTGGAGGAAGATTAATTTCATTGAGTCCGGTACGTGGCCCTGAAGAAAGGAGCCTAAGGTCGTTTGATATCTTTGATAACTTAATTGCCAGACATTTAAGTGCTGACATGTACATGACGTAATCACCAGTGTCCTGAGTAGCTGCTATTAGATTGTTTGCTAGAAAAATTGGTTTTCCAGTAGTTTCAAATAGATGCTTCACCACCAAACTGCTGTAACGTGGGTCGCTATTTATCCCCGTACCAATAGCTGTTCCGCCCATATTAACTTCTAAAAACAATTCTGCGTTTTTGTTTAGATTGGTAATTTCTTTTTCGAGCAAGGCAGCGAAAGCTCTAAATTCCTGACCCAGTGTCATGGGAACGGCATCCTGTAACTGGGTGCGCCCCATTTTAATTACATCATCAAATTCGGTTGCCTTTAATTTAAAGCTTTCGACCAAATCTTTAAGTCCAATCACCAGTGTTTCATTGCTACGCATTAGGGCAATTTTCATAGCGGTGGGGTAAGCATCATTAGTCGATTGTGAAAGATTCACATGATTATTAGGATGGCAATGACTATATTCGCCACGGTTATAACCTAATATTTCAAGTGCACGGTTAGCAATAACTTCATTGATATTCATATTAGTAGAAGTGCCTGCTCCGCCTTGAATCATATCCACTACAAATTGGTCTGCGTGTTTGCCATCGATTACTTCTTGGCTGGCAGTAATAATTGCATCCGCTAATGGTTTACTCAGTAGCCCAAGTTCAACATTGGCTTTTGCAGCTGCAAGTTTAACCATGGCAAGTGATTTTGCAATATGTGGAAAACTGCTTAGTAGTACTCCAGAAATAGGGAAGTTACCCACAGCACGAAGAGTTTGAACGCCATATAAAGCTTTAGCAGGCACATATTTACCCGCTAACCCGTCAGACCCATCAATTAATCCGTCATACTCAAAACGATTAAATGCTACAATTTTATTTTTCATTTTTCCCTGCCTTTATAATAATTGAATTTTCATTAGACATATAAACATCGAATTATGCACAAAACAATTTCACTTATTTTGACAAGGATAAATCGATAAATATTGATGCATGAAAATATATTTGAGAAACAGTACATATCTTTTTACCCTTTTTGGCTTTTTTGCTATAATGTACCTGCATGAAAAGGGTAATTTTTTTATTTTTATTTTTATTTTCACTTGTTTTGTCTTTTGATTATTCTGCAAAAGCAAAATTATCTAACGATTTTTATTCTATAGGCATAGGAAAGCCATTTTATTTAACAGAGAAGGATACTTTGCTGTTTGATGTTTCTTTTGGTAACGGGAATGTCTCTTCTTTGGGTGTTGGAACTTTGTATAAAAGTGATGTTGGTAACAATTTTTCTTGGATTGTTGGAGTAGAAGACCTTTTTGCAAAATACACCAATGCCTCATTTGTGTTTGGCACTTTATTGCCTTTTGGGATGTCAGATTTAAGCGTCGGGATATTATATCAAAGCGAGAAAATGAAGCCATACCTTTCTTTTAATTATAACTTAGGAGCTATTATTCCTTATTTGCTACTTTCAGACAAAATTGTTTTGGGTTTAAATTATGGATTTAATCTTCATTCCAATTTCGACCAGACCGAGTATTTTAAAATGATTTACCCAGTAGGCAGTTTAGAAACAAACCAAAAGACAATAGTTCTTAAAGGATATTTTTTGGATACAGGAAAGATATATTTAAATGGTGAAGAGTTGCCAATACGTTCTGATGGGATGTTTATCAAAAGTGTAGACATTAATAATTATGGATTTAATGATTTTACTCTTATTATGTATGGTAAAAGCATTGGTAAAAAAGAACATTTAATTAGAATTAATAGAAAATATAAGTTTTTTGATCTAGATGCCGAAAAACAAAAGAAATGGGAGAAGTTATTTAATGTAACGGCTTATCCAAAAGGGAATGAGTTCCTTTCCACTCAAGCAGTCACCAGAGAAGATTTTTATTTAGCAATTGGTAGAATTATGGAGTTTGATAACAAGGTATATTCTTTTAAGGAATATTTTGTGGATGTTTTTAATCAGGAGCTGAAAGATTATTTATATACTTTTTATGGCAAGGGATATCTGCGAACTCCTCAAACTCAGTTTGTTCCAGAAAAGCCTATTTTAAGACAAGAAGCATTAACCGTGATGAGCCGAATATTACCAGACGATATAGAAAATTTAGTTCTTTTTGATTTTGTTGATGTGCCCAGTAAAGATTGGTTTTATTCTCCTGTAAATAAGTTAGCTAATCATAAGGTGATGAATAATCAAGAAGTAAATCCCAAGGGAGTATTAACAAGGGGAGATTTTTTTGAGTTTCTTTACTCTATGCGAAACAATTTTGCTACGATAAAAGATATTGATGAAAAACAAGAAATAGTAGCTCCTTTTGTGATCAATATTGCTAAATCAAAAGTAGATTTTTCTGCTTATAATTACGATGATTTAAAGGTTGTTAGTCCAGTTCAAGGGGAGAGAGTTTCTACTTCTTCTTTTTATGTTAAAGGCTTTGCTGAACACGGACTAAAGGTAAAAATTAATAGCTCGGTAGAGGAAACGAATAGATTTGGAAGGTTTGCCAGTGAAGTAAATTTATCACCAGGAGTAAACAAAATTTCTATTGGAGTCAATGAAGACGTAAGAGAACATTACGTGTTGTTTTTAAAGAAATTTATTGATTTAGCTGAGACAGATAGTGATTCAGCTTTCATAGAAAAAGTTTCAACGCTAACAGGTTATAGAATTGATAAAGAAGCGTTTGTTTCTGATGAGTTTGTTACAAAAGAAGAACTGATTCTAACCCTTTATAGTATGGGATATTTTACCGAAAATAAGGTGAAGCAACTATTAAAACAAGATAATGACAGTTATGAAACAGTGTCAACTAATTATGCAACGGCTGAAGATGCCGAGAAATTATTTTTAATGCTTACAGGTTCAACGTTTAGACCATCATGGGGAGAAGAACCATTGTTGCGGAAAAATTTAGTTTTATTATTATCAGAGATTCCTAGAATTAAAAAACTATTAGTTGAGTTTTATAATATTAAGGGAACTAAATGAGAATAATTGATAGAGTCTACACAACAATAGAAGAATATGTTTCAGTTCAAGGTTGGGAGATAGCTGGATGGCAGGTTGAAAACCCAAAAGACAAGAGTATTGCTGATTATTCTACCAATATTGCCTTTAAGTTAGCTGGTAGTCTTAAGTCATCTCCCCTAGCATTGGCTGATAAGATTACGCCTGAGTTGTCACAAATATTTGAAGAAAAGATGAGCGGTGCTTTTGAAATATTTAGCTTAAGGGGCTTTATTAATTTTAAATTAAAACCGCTTTATTGTTTCCAATATTTAGGTAACTCTTCCTTCAGTAAAAATATTGTGAAGAGTGATGAGAAAATCCTTTTGGAATATGTTTCTGCAAATCCTACAGGACCTTTGCATATTGGGCATGGCCGTTGGGCGGCGATGGGGGATAGCTTAAAAAGAATCATGGACCATGTGGGATATAATGTTAAAACAGAGTTTTATATAAACGATGCAGGAAATCAAATAGCTAACTTGCTTTTATCCATAGAAGCCAGAAGGAACAATACTCCATTACCTGAAGAT from Candidatus Margulisiibacteriota bacterium includes these protein-coding regions:
- a CDS encoding S-layer homology domain-containing protein; this translates as MKRVIFLFLFLFSLVLSFDYSAKAKLSNDFYSIGIGKPFYLTEKDTLLFDVSFGNGNVSSLGVGTLYKSDVGNNFSWIVGVEDLFAKYTNASFVFGTLLPFGMSDLSVGILYQSEKMKPYLSFNYNLGAIIPYLLLSDKIVLGLNYGFNLHSNFDQTEYFKMIYPVGSLETNQKTIVLKGYFLDTGKIYLNGEELPIRSDGMFIKSVDINNYGFNDFTLIMYGKSIGKKEHLIRINRKYKFFDLDAEKQKKWEKLFNVTAYPKGNEFLSTQAVTREDFYLAIGRIMEFDNKVYSFKEYFVDVFNQELKDYLYTFYGKGYLRTPQTQFVPEKPILRQEALTVMSRILPDDIENLVLFDFVDVPSKDWFYSPVNKLANHKVMNNQEVNPKGVLTRGDFFEFLYSMRNNFATIKDIDEKQEIVAPFVINIAKSKVDFSAYNYDDLKVVSPVQGERVSTSSFYVKGFAEHGLKVKINSSVEETNRFGRFASEVNLSPGVNKISIGVNEDVREHYVLFLKKFIDLAETDSDSAFIEKVSTLTGYRIDKEAFVSDEFVTKEELILTLYSMGYFTENKVKQLLKQDNDSYETVSTNYATAEDAEKLFLMLTGSTFRPSWGEEPLLRKNLVLLLSEIPRIKKLLVEFYNIKGTK
- a CDS encoding TlyA family RNA methyltransferase — its product is MAKQTLLEYLLEHGLTTNEDEAIKQVMAGNVIGEGRKFSSVHQKLKTEETVKLKKIDSKYVSRGGDKLASVFNNFDIQIMDKTGLDCGASTGGFTDFLLQNNASKIIAVDVGYGILDEKLRKDSRVINLDRINIRTLDSDTLQEKLTNHKNGPIQLPLDFCVADLSFISLNIILPVVKTFLRNNGDILVLYKPQFELPKELVPEGGIVTDNIVIDEYRTTFITNMKKHNLIHLKTLPSMVQGTKGNQEFFIHFKVDPNGETPI
- a CDS encoding DMT family protein codes for the protein MRTIILLIISNIFMTIAWYGHLKHKSAPLLAVILISWGIAFFEYCFHVPANRIGYGTFSAAQLKTIQEVITLIVFCIFSLVYLKEELKWNYLVGFALIVLAVFFIFKKW
- a CDS encoding mechanosensitive ion channel, producing the protein MDEMLIINLIKTIGVLIVAAITSVGLKMNAKKFQEKNKLNKSRYFIIRRIINYVILTLAFVALVYIWGVNIKNFWVAITGVLAMIAVAFVAVWSLIGNILAGIILYFTSPFRVNDTIQIMPDDIKGKVIAINTFFTCLVDENGDYINIPNSLFFQKYIKKIRKQK
- a CDS encoding aspartate ammonia-lyase, yielding MKNKIVAFNRFEYDGLIDGSDGLAGKYVPAKALYGVQTLRAVGNFPISGVLLSSFPHIAKSLAMVKLAAAKANVELGLLSKPLADAIITASQEVIDGKHADQFVVDMIQGGAGTSTNMNINEVIANRALEILGYNRGEYSHCHPNNHVNLSQSTNDAYPTAMKIALMRSNETLVIGLKDLVESFKLKATEFDDVIKMGRTQLQDAVPMTLGQEFRAFAALLEKEITNLNKNAELFLEVNMGGTAIGTGINSDPRYSSLVVKHLFETTGKPIFLANNLIAATQDTGDYVMYMSALKCLAIKLSKISNDLRLLSSGPRTGLNEINLPPMQPGSTIMPGKVNPVIAEMVNQVAQMVRGYDNAVTTAAEAGQMQLNVMEPTIFYSILTSIKLLENGMNILKDRCIKGITANKEHCRQTVFNSIGIITALVPILGYETSAKLANEALKNNRSVYDLVLEKGLMTKEELDETLNPENMIGPRQMRPQG